One region of Sylvia atricapilla isolate bSylAtr1 chromosome Z, bSylAtr1.pri, whole genome shotgun sequence genomic DNA includes:
- the LOC136374292 gene encoding zinc finger protein 541-like encodes MARRRRTTAISEWGWDWRKAVAPRDLSLEPLPFFPPLPSPFRHISVGSDFQAELPELQSRAASDDEDHASLVWKPLEDDDPGMEKPDKVRELLDMASSRGIPGAQAHLELALHCLHQARGSVPEALEMLLSGGPPTPQGHPLADYHYAGSDKWTPEEKESFQKAFHTYGKDFHLIQKQIQSKTVAQCVEYYYSWKKKQKLASTRAAERTEEHCPTGKVLRANLQQHQCKRPRHISVGSDFQAELPELQSRAASDDEDHASLVWKPLDDDDPDMEKPDKVRELLDMASSRGIPGAQAHLELALHCLHQARGSVPEALEMLLSGGPPTPQGHPLADYHYAGSDKWTPEEKESFQKAFHTYGKDFHLIQKQIQSKTVAQCVEYYYSWKKEQKLASTRAAESVGQPKRSTSPPSQEDGQAGKKSRRRARSAECPCCQPPQPAGGPFPCGQCQRVFETKKQRNAHKRRHGPKKEAEPLPKKKRPN; translated from the exons AtggcaaggaggaggaggacaacTGCCATTTCCGAGTGGGGCTGGGACTGGCGCAAGGCCGTGGCTCCACGGGATTTGTCTCTTGAGCCCTTGCCTTTCTTCCCTCCACTTCCTTCTCCCTTTAGACACATCAGTGTTGGCAGTGACTTTCAGGCCgagctccctgagctgcagagcagagctgcaagtGATGATGAAGATCACGCATCCCTGGTCTGGAAGCCTTTGGAGGATGATGACCCTGGCATGGAAAAACCTGACAAAG TCAGAGAACTGTTGGACATGGCCAGCTCCCGTGGCATTCCCGGGGCACAggctcacctggagctggccctgcactgcctgcaccAGGCCCGCGGCAGTGTTCCG GAGGCTCTGGAGATGTTGCTCTCAGGGGGGCCTCCCACACCTCAAGGCCATCCCTTGGCTGATTATCATTACGCAG GCTCTGATAAATGGACACCTGAGGAGAAGGAGTCCTTCCAAAAGGCTTTTCACACCTATGGCAAGGATTTTCATCTCATCCAGAAGCAG ATTCAGAGTAAGACGGTGGCCCAATGTGTGGAGTACTACtactcctggaaaaaaaaacagaaacttGCCAGCACTCGTGCTGCTGAG AGGACTGAGGAGCACTGCCCCACTGGGAAGGTGCTGCGAGCAAActtgcagcagcaccagtgcaAGAGGCCAAG ACACATCAGTGTTGGCAGTGACTTTCAGGCCgagctccctgagctgcagagcagagctgcaagtGATGATGAAGATCACGCATCCCTGGTCTGGAAGCCTTTGGACGATGATGACCCTGACATGGAAAAACCTGACAAAG TCAGAGAACTGTTGGACATGGCCAGCTCCCGTGGCATTCCCGGGGCACAggctcacctggagctggccctgcactgcctgcaccAGGCCCGCGGCAGTGTTCCG GAGGCTCTGGAGATGTTGCTCTCAGGGGGGCCTCCCACACCTCAAGGCCATCCCTTGGCTGATTATCATTACGCAG GCTCTGATAAATGGACACCTGAGGAGAAGGAGTCCTTCCAAAAGGCTTTTCACACCTATGGCAAGGATTTTCATCTCATCCAGAAGCAG ATTCAGAGTAAGACGGTGGCCCAATGTGTGGAGTACTACTACTCCtggaaaaaagaacagaaacttGCCAGCACTCGTGCTGCTGAG AGTGTGGGCCAGCCCAAGAGGAGCACaagccctcccagccaggaggaTGGGCAGGCAGGGAAGAAAAGCCGCAGGAGGGCCCGCAGCGCGgagtgtccctgctgccagccgCCCCAGCCGGCGGGAGGCCCCTTTCCGTGCGGGCAGTGCCAACG GGTGTTTGAAACCAAGAAGCAAAGGAACGCACACAAGAGAAGACATGGCCCAAAGAAGGAAGCAGAGCCTCTGCCCAAGAAGAAAAGACCAAATTAG